A segment of the Echinicola strongylocentroti genome:
CCTGCGGATTCATCCGCAGGAGCTTAAGCTCTCCTCAAGCTCCCGAAGGAGTGCCATCGGCACGGATGATAGCTATGCCTACACGAAAATTGTTTCCCTTCAAAACACTAAACGCGTTTGCCCTGGATATTTATCCCTAATAATTCGTTTTATTAAAATAGTTTTGTATCTTTTAATAGAGAATATGTAGTTGAACTGATAAAATTATTGAATTCCTTTTTGAAGCTACCAAAAAGCCAAATAGAGAGTAAAGGATTATATGACCACACCACTGTATTCCTTGAATAGAGATGTATTATTCAAAAACAGCTTATTCATTGACCGCTCTATTTTTTTTACCTAGAGTAAGTAATTTTACTTATATTTAGGTAAAAAAAACATATATTACCAACGTTTTATTCTTACTAGCAAATTATATTTATACCAACATGAGTTCAAAATCTTGACAAACCACAAGAACCTTGCTTCTGCAAAAAAAGCAAATAGACCCAGAGACATTTAGTTTGATTAATAGTTTTGCCGACAAGGTATTGAATAATTAAACACCTAATTTTATTGATTTTTAGATGACTAGCATAAAGAGCATTTGCGTAATTGACGACGACCCTATCTACACTTTTGGGATAAAGAAAATCATAGAGATGGGAAATTTTGAAGTAAATACCATCTTCTACCAAAATGGCCTGGAAGCTTATGATGGGCTTTCAAGTAGAATTGAAAACAAGGAACCTATGCCGGACATGATCCTGCTGGATATCAATATGCCTATCTGGAACGGATGGAAATTTTTGGATGAATTTTTGAAAATACAGCCTGACACCTCCATTACCATTTACATCATCAGCAGTAGTATCGATCCTAATGACACCAAGAAGGCCAACGAGTACCATGTCATCAAAAACTTTATCGTAAAGCCCATTTCGATCCAGAAAGTAAAAGAACTGTTAACGTAACCTATCAAAAGGTTCTCCTCTTGCTCCAAGAGAAGGGTTCAGTCCGGAACTACTTCAAAACGGTAAGTTTGCGACCAATCACTCCAGTTGAGGTTTTGGTCACGGTACCTTACACGCCAGTAATACGTCTTCCCAGGTGCTAAAAGCCTATGTACTTTTTCGTCCCTGAGGTCATCGTCTTTCTGTTGGTTTTCATTGTAATACCAGTTTTCACTTTGCTTCCAGCTATCCACGATTGGCTTTTTAAAATCCGATTTCAGGGATATTTGCCAGTTGGAAGCAGCATGAATGGCTCCTTGACGGTCACTCTCAAAATCCTCCGCCTGAAGGACCAGATCATGGGACGCTACCTCTTCGTCGATAGGAAAGACGCCTTTCGGAGAATGTGGCTTTTGTTGGTACTTCCACACAGTAATCGAGTCAGTCAACTCATTGTCCCTGAAGCGGTATTGATTACCACGGCTGATTCTTTTTACGGTAAACCGTGGATCTGACGGATCTGCATTTACCTCCACCATGACAAAACCGTATTCATCTTGGGTGACCGTAAACTCCTCATAATCCCTGCCCTCAAATTCTCCCCAATTATCTATCGACCCGCCAGCACTGGCCACATTGACCCAAAGGTGCTTATGGTCACGTGACTGGCCACGCGAATACCCATGGGTATGACCAAAAAAATGAACACTAGGCTTACCCGTTTTATTAGTAAAATTCTCGAGTTTTTCCACGACCTTCCCTGAAAAATCAGACTCTCCCGGTATCCATAACTCCGACTTATGGGGATGATGCATTTGTGCAAAAACAAAATCAATCTCATCCATTTGGGAGGTTTCCTCCAGCACCTTATCCAGCCAACGGAGTTGGTAATCACTACCTCCAATTCCATCGTCCACATTGGAGTTTAGCCCCAGCACTCGGGTATTTCCATAATCCTTGTACCACCAATTCTCCGCATACTCAGGACTTCCGTTTTTTGGAAGACTGAAATATTTAAAGTAAAAAACGGATTGGTTTTCATGGTTCCCTAAAACTGGGTACACAGGCACTTGGGAAAACAACTCTTTTGCGGGATCGAAGAAGTGATCCTTCCATTGGTGATAGGTCGCGCCATTCTGGACCAAGTCACCGGGAATGAGCACCATGGCCAAATTATCAGGTACATCACCTTCATATTCTTGGTCAAGATATGATAAGATCCCTTCATTGACCACTTCTCTAAACTTGTCCGGCGCATTGCCATCGATCTGCATATCACTCATGGCTACCAAATTAAAAGACCTATGATCACTGGAAAAAGGCGGGGTCTTAAACTGGAACACATCGGATACTGCATTCCCTGTCCTGACACGATAATAATAGGTGGTGAATTTTTGCAGGCCTTCTACCTTCACTTCATGAACCTTGGCTTCTGTAAAATTAATGTCGATAGATTTACCAGTAGCGCTTTGTCCCAATTCAGGAGTAATCCCCCACTCTACTGTACCCATCTCACCACTATCTGTCTGCCACATGACCACAGCGCTTGTAGGTGAAACATCTTGTAAGTAGGGCT
Coding sequences within it:
- a CDS encoding response regulator → MTSIKSICVIDDDPIYTFGIKKIIEMGNFEVNTIFYQNGLEAYDGLSSRIENKEPMPDMILLDINMPIWNGWKFLDEFLKIQPDTSITIYIISSSIDPNDTKKANEYHVIKNFIVKPISIQKVKELLT
- a CDS encoding fibronectin type III domain-containing protein, yielding MNKLLFCFWKPAFAFFSLCISIPTFAQQISIQPYLQDVSPTSAVVMWQTDSGEMGTVEWGITPELGQSATGKSIDINFTEAKVHEVKVEGLQKFTTYYYRVRTGNAVSDVFQFKTPPFSSDHRSFNLVAMSDMQIDGNAPDKFREVVNEGILSYLDQEYEGDVPDNLAMVLIPGDLVQNGATYHQWKDHFFDPAKELFSQVPVYPVLGNHENQSVFYFKYFSLPKNGSPEYAENWWYKDYGNTRVLGLNSNVDDGIGGSDYQLRWLDKVLEETSQMDEIDFVFAQMHHPHKSELWIPGESDFSGKVVEKLENFTNKTGKPSVHFFGHTHGYSRGQSRDHKHLWVNVASAGGSIDNWGEFEGRDYEEFTVTQDEYGFVMVEVNADPSDPRFTVKRISRGNQYRFRDNELTDSITVWKYQQKPHSPKGVFPIDEEVASHDLVLQAEDFESDRQGAIHAASNWQISLKSDFKKPIVDSWKQSENWYYNENQQKDDDLRDEKVHRLLAPGKTYYWRVRYRDQNLNWSDWSQTYRFEVVPD